A stretch of the Bacillus sp. B-jedd genome encodes the following:
- the perR gene encoding peroxide-responsive transcriptional repressor PerR, with product MSVPQQLKEALDVLKETGVRMTPQRHAILEYLIQSMSHPTADDIYKALEGKFPNMSVATVYNNLRVFKEVGLVKELTYGDASSRFDFKTSEHYHIICEKCNKIVDFYYPGLDEVEHLASHVTGFKVAHHRMEIYGECPECSSKETH from the coding sequence ATGTCGGTGCCACAACAACTTAAAGAAGCTTTGGATGTTTTAAAGGAAACTGGTGTTAGAATGACTCCTCAACGCCATGCAATACTGGAATATTTAATTCAATCCATGTCGCACCCGACTGCAGATGACATTTACAAAGCGCTAGAAGGAAAATTCCCGAACATGAGCGTTGCTACTGTATATAACAATTTGCGTGTTTTTAAGGAAGTGGGGCTTGTCAAAGAGCTGACCTACGGGGATGCTTCAAGCAGGTTTGATTTCAAAACTTCTGAACATTACCACATTATCTGCGAAAAGTGCAACAAGATTGTAGACTTTTACTATCCGGGACTGGATGAAGTTGAACATCTCGCTTCTCACGTAACCGGCTTTAAAGTGGCCCACCATAGAATGGAAATCTACGGCGAGTGCCCGGAATGCTCTTCGAAAGAAACGCATTGA
- the bcp gene encoding thioredoxin-dependent thiol peroxidase, with translation MTVQTGAMAPDFSLLSVDGKEAKLSDYKGKNVVLYFYPKDMTPGCTTQACDFRDQHKSFEDVNAVVIGVSPDPVERHKKFIDKYDLPFILLADTEHEAAEAYGVWKLKKNFGKEYMGIERSTFVIDKEGRIAKEWRGVKVKGHVEEALEFVRSNA, from the coding sequence ATGACTGTTCAAACAGGAGCAATGGCACCGGATTTCAGCTTGCTTTCGGTTGATGGCAAGGAAGCGAAGCTATCCGATTACAAAGGGAAGAATGTGGTCCTTTATTTTTACCCAAAAGACATGACGCCAGGCTGCACAACACAGGCGTGTGATTTCCGAGACCAGCATAAAAGCTTTGAAGATGTGAATGCCGTAGTGATTGGGGTGAGCCCGGATCCAGTTGAGAGGCATAAGAAATTCATTGATAAATATGATCTTCCGTTTATCCTCTTGGCTGATACAGAGCATGAGGCCGCCGAGGCTTATGGCGTCTGGAAGCTGAAGAAGAATTTCGGCAAGGAATATATGGGCATTGAGAGAAGTACGTTTGTCATTGATAAAGAAGGCCGGATTGCCAAGGAATGGCGCGGCGTTAAAGTTAAAGGGCATGTGGAGGAAGCGCTGGAATTTGTCAGGTCAAACGCCTGA
- a CDS encoding YgzB family protein has protein sequence MGKYSSKINKIRTFALSLIFIGFIIMYGGIFFRNSPLLMTIFMLVGFLFIIASTVVYFWIGMLSTKTIQVVCPGCGRHTKMLGRVDMCMYCREPLTLDPELEGKEFDESYNKKKIK, from the coding sequence ATGGGTAAGTATTCAAGTAAAATAAATAAAATCCGTACATTCGCGCTTAGCCTTATTTTTATCGGTTTTATCATTATGTATGGCGGCATTTTTTTCCGGAACTCACCTTTATTGATGACCATCTTTATGCTGGTTGGATTTTTATTCATTATCGCAAGCACCGTAGTTTATTTCTGGATAGGCATGCTTTCTACTAAAACCATTCAGGTCGTCTGCCCTGGCTGCGGAAGGCATACAAAGATGCTGGGCCGGGTCGATATGTGTATGTATTGCCGTGAGCCGCTTACACTTGATCCTGAACTTGAAGGAAAAGAATTCGATGAATCCTATAATAAAAAGAAAATAAAGTGA
- a CDS encoding response regulator transcription factor yields the protein MIRILLVDDHPLVSEGTKLIIEKEKDMKVHIETSSRQALKLIQKQSFDVMLFDLQMPDLDGFELCKKVLKIVPDANILIYSGYEILPHIDLLMRSGAIGYISKTATKDQLIRSIRAALNKETIISFPLLREIYNSAKRSITDNVKNKLAVSEKEKMILQELVQGKTNKDIAQALFIGQRSLEYSLTNLFHKLGVQTRVEAVVKAQELGLIE from the coding sequence ATGATTCGCATTTTGCTTGTTGATGACCACCCGCTGGTAAGTGAGGGCACAAAGCTGATAATTGAGAAAGAAAAGGATATGAAAGTCCATATAGAAACATCAAGCAGACAGGCTTTAAAGCTTATACAAAAGCAGTCTTTTGATGTAATGCTATTTGATCTGCAAATGCCCGATTTAGATGGTTTCGAATTGTGCAAAAAAGTCCTTAAAATAGTTCCGGATGCCAATATACTAATCTATTCAGGATATGAAATTCTTCCTCATATCGATCTGTTAATGAGATCGGGAGCTATTGGCTATATTTCAAAAACAGCAACAAAGGATCAGTTAATCCGTTCAATTCGCGCCGCATTAAATAAGGAAACGATCATTTCCTTTCCGTTATTACGGGAAATTTATAATAGTGCCAAACGTTCAATAACTGATAATGTGAAAAACAAGCTAGCTGTAAGTGAAAAAGAAAAAATGATATTACAGGAACTCGTTCAAGGGAAAACGAATAAAGATATTGCTCAAGCGCTTTTTATAGGGCAACGGTCTCTAGAATATAGCCTCACTAATCTGTTCCATAAATTAGGAGTCCAAACGAGGGTTGAAGCCGTGGTGAAGGCCCAGGAATTAGGATTAATTGAATAA
- a CDS encoding sigma-70 family RNA polymerase sigma factor — protein MKPALKENNPHNSLWRVYRETQDSLSQEKLVLKYMHLVEKMANQLSLSIPSRLVPKEDLMGMGYIGLIEAIKKFDYKKGNQFETFGLWRIRGAMLDGLRQLDWVPRSVREKTKKLNNALAIMEQSLMRTPTIEELSQHLNISNEEIHQSLEALSVSTLLSLNGQFYENDGAEKQKNRLDKIIDESQVNHERHLQMNEFKKIAAECIDLMTEKERLVVSLFYYEGLTQVEIAEVLDLTKGRISQLHTQAIIKMRKAFQNKGFSMDSFL, from the coding sequence TTGAAACCTGCTTTGAAAGAGAACAACCCGCATAACTCACTTTGGAGGGTGTATCGCGAGACTCAGGATTCGTTATCCCAGGAGAAGCTAGTATTAAAATATATGCATCTTGTTGAGAAGATGGCCAATCAGCTCAGTTTAAGCATTCCCAGTCGGCTCGTTCCAAAAGAAGACCTTATGGGAATGGGGTATATTGGGCTAATCGAGGCTATTAAAAAATTTGATTATAAAAAAGGTAACCAATTTGAGACCTTTGGATTATGGAGAATTAGGGGAGCAATGCTGGATGGGCTTCGTCAATTGGATTGGGTACCTAGGAGCGTAAGGGAGAAGACAAAAAAACTAAACAACGCGCTTGCGATTATGGAACAATCCTTAATGAGAACCCCGACGATCGAAGAATTAAGTCAGCATCTGAATATTTCAAACGAGGAAATTCACCAGTCCCTTGAGGCCCTTTCTGTCTCAACCCTTTTATCGTTAAATGGGCAATTTTATGAAAACGATGGAGCGGAAAAGCAGAAAAACCGCTTGGATAAAATTATTGATGAAAGCCAAGTGAACCATGAAAGACATCTGCAAATGAATGAATTTAAAAAAATAGCAGCCGAATGCATCGACTTAATGACTGAAAAGGAAAGATTGGTAGTTTCGCTGTTTTATTATGAGGGGCTTACTCAGGTGGAGATAGCCGAAGTGTTGGATTTAACAAAAGGCCGTATTTCCCAACTTCATACCCAGGCAATAATAAAAATGAGAAAAGCCTTTCAAAATAAAGGATTTTCAATGGATTCGTTCCTATAA
- a CDS encoding sensor histidine kinase has product MMDLTIYIIIILILFSMLLVSTLIAVRLKLKNNTLMELAAKSSDTHKNEASLSLEIGQSIYQSKEHLQDLLSYVDAAFWTRDMKSGKLVVSLGLENIFGLSEVEFQDDPELWKKIIHQEDLDRVRRTLLKEGQERVKVDYRIMKNNGEIRWLHLSSTPIFNKDGHSGKVMGILIDITELKQTEEKLKESKQHYRILQESLDHFSQDLFKVMKVSDLEDRLIIELKGIFGLTDGIYILEIDERLNLYRCTGGTADLHESVLQSFDETAPIGKIAEFEHGAIVKIGETNSRIIVLCIESPDTITDIIRKKVWLQTLSRYVSVLYENLFKLEDLAKELERSSKDKQTPGWIPRLLFLLSEKERGRLSADLHDSVLQNQILWYRKLQTLRAELKIEGQMEKEFLRIEEGLLDVIRQIRFTCNELRPPYLKELGLIKALEGLFVQTGKVADFEIKYDFEGLHHELSEEEMITIYRVAQELLANARKHSNATKVEFTISSIDDTIYFSYSDNGIGMILGKLVDSFDHIGLSGIKKRVDSIEGEVEIYSSPGKGVNLLISIPKGVKKSLNSKLFEVFE; this is encoded by the coding sequence ATGATGGATCTGACGATTTACATCATTATCATATTGATACTTTTTAGCATGCTTCTTGTTAGTACTTTGATTGCCGTCAGACTAAAGCTGAAAAATAACACTTTAATGGAACTGGCAGCAAAAAGTTCTGACACACATAAAAATGAAGCAAGCCTCTCTTTGGAAATAGGACAAAGTATTTACCAAAGCAAGGAGCACTTGCAGGATTTATTGTCCTATGTTGACGCTGCTTTCTGGACGAGAGACATGAAGTCCGGAAAATTGGTGGTTTCCCTTGGGTTGGAAAATATATTTGGATTATCGGAGGTTGAATTCCAGGACGATCCGGAACTATGGAAGAAGATTATTCATCAAGAAGATTTGGACAGGGTAAGAAGGACTTTATTAAAGGAAGGGCAGGAGCGAGTGAAAGTCGATTACCGCATTATGAAGAATAATGGAGAAATCCGTTGGCTTCATCTGTCCAGTACCCCAATTTTTAATAAAGACGGCCACTCAGGAAAAGTGATGGGGATCTTAATTGATATCACTGAACTTAAGCAAACTGAGGAAAAACTGAAAGAAAGTAAACAGCATTATCGTATACTTCAGGAAAGTCTGGATCACTTTTCGCAGGACTTATTTAAAGTAATGAAAGTCTCTGACTTAGAAGATCGTCTTATTATAGAATTAAAAGGGATTTTCGGCCTCACTGACGGAATCTACATACTTGAAATAGATGAAAGGCTTAATTTATATCGCTGTACCGGAGGAACTGCCGACTTACACGAATCAGTCCTTCAGTCTTTTGATGAAACCGCTCCAATTGGGAAAATTGCGGAATTTGAACATGGCGCTATCGTAAAAATAGGTGAAACGAATAGCCGCATTATTGTTCTTTGTATTGAAAGCCCAGACACTATTACCGACATAATTAGAAAAAAGGTATGGCTTCAGACACTATCAAGGTATGTTAGTGTTCTATATGAGAATCTTTTTAAGCTCGAAGACCTTGCCAAGGAACTTGAAAGAAGTTCAAAGGATAAGCAGACTCCCGGCTGGATTCCTAGGCTGTTATTCTTACTTTCTGAAAAGGAACGAGGTAGGCTGTCCGCCGACCTGCATGACTCAGTTCTCCAAAATCAAATTCTATGGTACCGAAAATTACAGACCCTTCGTGCCGAATTAAAAATAGAAGGCCAAATGGAGAAAGAGTTTTTGAGAATTGAAGAAGGGCTTTTGGATGTCATCCGGCAAATTCGTTTTACATGCAATGAACTCCGGCCGCCCTATTTAAAAGAATTGGGGCTAATAAAAGCGTTGGAAGGACTATTTGTCCAAACCGGAAAAGTTGCTGATTTTGAAATAAAGTATGATTTTGAAGGGCTTCACCATGAACTCAGCGAAGAAGAAATGATTACAATATACCGGGTTGCCCAAGAACTATTGGCAAATGCCAGAAAGCATTCAAATGCGACAAAAGTCGAGTTTACGATTTCGAGCATTGATGATACTATCTATTTTAGCTACAGTGATAACGGGATAGGAATGATACTTGGCAAGCTGGTCGATTCATTCGATCATATTGGTTTATCGGGTATTAAGAAAAGGGTTGACAGCATCGAAGGGGAAGTGGAAATATACTCTTCTCCTGGAAAAGGTGTTAACCTATTAATTTCCATTCCAAAAGGGGTAAAGAAATCTCTTAATAGCAAGTTGTTTGAGGTGTTTGAATGA
- a CDS encoding cob(I)yrinic acid a,c-diamide adenosyltransferase produces the protein MKIYTKSGDKGTTSLIYGSRVAKDDLKVEAYGTCDETNSAIGLALSLMQNEFFAGKEKVGVVYHKIQTQLFHVGAELATPEGKEVKWTLKQADIEDMEKQIDEWDSSLPALTNFILPGGHPAGAAFHVARTVARRAERAAVSLGDSVNPLVLAYLNRLSDLLFVTARYVNMKLGAEEKTLHKE, from the coding sequence ATGAAAATTTATACGAAATCCGGGGATAAAGGGACAACTTCACTTATATATGGAAGCAGGGTCGCCAAGGATGACTTGAAAGTGGAGGCATACGGAACTTGCGATGAAACCAATTCGGCAATTGGCCTTGCACTTTCGCTTATGCAAAATGAATTTTTTGCCGGGAAGGAAAAAGTAGGTGTTGTGTACCATAAAATCCAGACACAGCTTTTCCATGTCGGAGCTGAACTGGCCACTCCAGAAGGGAAAGAAGTGAAATGGACGTTAAAACAGGCAGATATTGAAGATATGGAAAAGCAAATCGATGAGTGGGATTCAAGTCTACCCGCGCTGACCAATTTCATTCTGCCGGGCGGCCATCCGGCGGGAGCGGCCTTTCATGTTGCGAGGACCGTGGCGAGAAGGGCGGAAAGGGCGGCTGTTTCACTCGGAGATTCTGTAAATCCGCTCGTGCTTGCATATTTAAACCGATTATCTGACCTCCTGTTTGTAACCGCGAGATATGTCAATATGAAGCTTGGAGCCGAGGAAAAGACATTACACAAAGAGTGA
- a CDS encoding D-2-hydroxyacid dehydrogenase → MKILFTFIPSEKLQSDIQAEFPEHEFHFCKISSAGCHAEEAEIYVTYGEDLDKGYIERAKNLKWIMVMSAGMDRMPFEECAKRDILVTNVRGIHKIPMAEFTLGTMLQHVKQYPVLREKELAEEWDRKVKVDELTGKNLLVLGIGAIGGEIARLAKAFRMTVTGINRSGKENEFADHIDTFANIGSWLPKADFIVSVLPSTDETRYLLKEEHFSLMKDSAVFINIGRGDLVKEEVLLKVMGERMIAHAYLDVFETEPLPKGHAFWKMDKVKVTPHLSSITKGYLPRSFEIFKHNLTAYVNKEDQLLNVIDLSRGY, encoded by the coding sequence ATGAAGATACTTTTCACTTTCATTCCATCGGAAAAGCTCCAGAGCGATATACAAGCCGAATTCCCGGAGCATGAGTTCCATTTTTGCAAAATCAGCTCCGCTGGCTGCCACGCTGAAGAAGCGGAGATTTACGTTACATATGGAGAAGATTTGGACAAAGGCTATATCGAAAGGGCGAAGAATCTTAAATGGATCATGGTCATGTCAGCCGGCATGGACAGGATGCCTTTTGAAGAATGCGCCAAAAGAGATATTCTGGTCACGAACGTCCGTGGCATCCACAAAATCCCGATGGCTGAGTTTACGCTAGGCACCATGCTGCAGCATGTGAAGCAGTACCCTGTTTTGCGGGAGAAAGAACTGGCAGAGGAATGGGACAGGAAAGTAAAAGTGGACGAGTTGACTGGAAAAAACCTGCTTGTGTTGGGAATCGGTGCGATTGGCGGGGAAATCGCACGTCTCGCCAAAGCATTCAGGATGACTGTGACGGGAATAAATCGCAGCGGCAAAGAGAATGAGTTTGCTGACCATATAGATACGTTTGCTAATATCGGCTCGTGGCTTCCGAAAGCGGATTTTATCGTCTCGGTTTTGCCAAGCACCGATGAAACTCGCTACCTGCTGAAGGAAGAGCATTTCAGCCTCATGAAAGACAGTGCGGTATTCATCAATATTGGCAGGGGCGACCTTGTAAAAGAGGAGGTCCTATTAAAGGTGATGGGAGAAAGGATGATCGCTCATGCCTATCTAGATGTATTCGAAACCGAACCCCTGCCTAAAGGACATGCATTCTGGAAAATGGATAAAGTAAAGGTGACGCCCCACCTTTCCAGTATTACAAAGGGATATCTCCCGAGATCATTTGAGATATTTAAACATAACCTAACAGCATATGTTAATAAGGAAGACCAGCTATTGAATGTTATTGACCTTTCGAGGGGGTATTAA
- a CDS encoding MinD/ParA family protein, with protein MDQAQSLREYMDRFNAGQQDTKHSARVITITSGKGGVGKSNFTLNFALGLKALGKKVVVLDLDLSTANIDILMGITPRHSLLDVLYQRKYISEVLEKGTSGIEYISGGFEIEDLMKLDDRILAFFWSQIQELQNYADFILLDTGAGISKELVDFILASDETILVTTPEPTSIADSYAVLKTVVQSSKQHPKFRLVINRAQSYREAVDTSRAMKNACSNFLKLKLNTMGFIMEDARVRECVRMQTPFIVKYPNCEAAKNIKQIVHSYFPEKEGKSEAPIKGIKGFFEKMLLLGRTF; from the coding sequence ATGGATCAAGCACAAAGTCTAAGAGAATATATGGATCGATTTAATGCTGGACAACAAGATACAAAACACAGCGCAAGAGTTATAACAATTACGAGCGGAAAAGGGGGAGTTGGAAAGTCGAACTTTACCCTGAACTTCGCATTGGGATTGAAAGCTTTAGGCAAAAAGGTGGTTGTCCTCGATCTTGACCTTTCTACCGCTAACATAGACATACTCATGGGTATAACCCCGCGACATAGTCTGCTGGATGTACTATATCAAAGGAAATATATTTCTGAGGTACTTGAAAAAGGGACAAGCGGCATTGAATATATTTCTGGCGGATTTGAAATTGAAGATTTAATGAAGTTGGATGACCGCATTTTAGCCTTCTTTTGGAGTCAAATACAGGAGTTGCAGAACTACGCTGATTTTATATTGCTGGATACCGGCGCTGGTATATCAAAAGAACTGGTTGATTTCATACTGGCATCCGATGAAACGATTTTGGTGACAACCCCTGAACCAACCTCAATCGCGGATTCTTATGCAGTACTTAAAACAGTTGTCCAATCCAGTAAGCAACATCCGAAATTCAGACTCGTCATTAATCGGGCCCAATCTTATCGGGAAGCGGTCGATACATCAAGGGCAATGAAAAATGCATGCAGCAACTTCCTGAAGCTTAAGCTGAATACAATGGGATTTATTATGGAAGATGCACGTGTGCGTGAATGTGTCCGTATGCAAACCCCTTTTATCGTCAAATATCCGAATTGTGAGGCTGCAAAAAACATAAAGCAAATCGTCCATTCTTATTTCCCTGAAAAAGAGGGGAAATCAGAAGCACCAATCAAAGGCATCAAAGGTTTTTTTGAAAAAATGCTGCTTCTTGGCAGAACCTTTTAG
- a CDS encoding potassium channel family protein codes for MYYALLIGTGICLFMSLRTLFVPNRNRGSLISFENFLYLGMVYFTVLTGFGMVYLLLGLFAEPVLAEAGRPGGPGFLQKAETAVYFSAMTLFSVGHGDVVPLGAGRWLALLEALVGYTIPAAFVARAVMDRD; via the coding sequence ATGTATTATGCGCTGCTGATCGGTACTGGAATTTGCCTGTTTATGAGTCTCAGGACACTGTTTGTCCCCAATCGGAATCGGGGGAGCCTGATTTCGTTTGAGAATTTTCTCTATCTCGGGATGGTTTATTTTACTGTCCTGACAGGATTTGGGATGGTTTATCTTTTGCTTGGCTTGTTCGCTGAACCAGTATTGGCCGAAGCGGGTCGGCCTGGCGGTCCAGGATTTTTGCAAAAAGCGGAAACGGCTGTCTATTTTAGCGCGATGACCTTGTTTTCAGTCGGACATGGTGATGTGGTGCCGCTCGGGGCTGGCAGATGGCTGGCGCTCCTTGAGGCGCTTGTCGGATATACGATTCCCGCGGCCTTTGTCGCCAGGGCGGTTATGGACAGGGATTGA
- a CDS encoding bifunctional diguanylate cyclase/phosphodiesterase, with translation MKIYSEPASLLGIYRSLFDNNHDACYALDLEGNFMLFNQAAVEITGYSQEEALKMSFVSIIYDDFLNEAVNCFHSVVLGNYEKLNIPIKNKNGKRVELIVTAGPIYINGQINGIIGMAKDLTEKAALEMQLSNQNQVLEMVAKGSPMKDVLDNIIFLIESSSNDIICSILVPDKEGENLLLKSGPNLPTEYKKYLTIFPIGPKEGSGGTAAYYKRPVITKDIDKDLLWKKYKLIALASGLKACWSYPIFDINNEVIGIFEMYYKKLHNPEEPAREIIEKAIYLTSIVLQHYRSEEKINFMAFHDELTGLANRRLFKERLNTTLNAGFNPGKVMAVMYFDLDQFKLINDSLGHTFGDKLLKAVAKRLQSSIRQDDLVSRWGGDEFTILLMNIKEREIKIVAQRILNVFEKSFSVEGKELFITPGIGISLYPYDGVTTEELLRKADIAMYQAKKEGRNNYQFYNDKLDKQSIERLEIENQLRKALERNEFTLEYQPIIELSTEKLTGVEALIRWKSPVLGQLSPNSFIPVAEETGMILPIGEWVLKTACQQMKNWLDNGIGLSTISVNISLRQFYQPDLVPMISEVIKETGIHPSNLTIEITESMTMDVTIAKNILQDLKSIGVNISIDDFGTGYSSLSYLKRFPIDFLKIDQSFIRDIANSKDDENIATTILLMGRNLGLNVIAEGVETKEQLSILRSNQCHEAQGYLFSRPLSPEKLEQLFTAFHMRKI, from the coding sequence ATGAAAATTTATTCTGAGCCTGCTTCACTCTTGGGCATTTATAGATCACTTTTTGATAATAATCATGATGCTTGCTATGCTTTGGATCTTGAAGGAAACTTCATGCTGTTTAATCAGGCCGCGGTTGAAATAACAGGATATTCACAGGAAGAGGCACTAAAAATGTCCTTTGTTTCAATCATTTATGATGATTTTTTAAATGAGGCGGTTAATTGCTTCCATAGTGTTGTATTAGGAAATTATGAAAAGCTGAATATCCCGATTAAAAATAAAAATGGGAAACGGGTGGAGTTAATAGTAACAGCTGGCCCAATTTATATTAATGGCCAAATTAACGGAATAATCGGGATGGCAAAAGACCTAACAGAAAAAGCGGCACTGGAAATGCAGCTGAGCAACCAAAACCAGGTACTGGAAATGGTGGCAAAAGGATCTCCTATGAAAGATGTGCTCGACAATATCATCTTTTTAATTGAAAGCTCATCAAATGATATTATTTGTTCCATTCTTGTGCCGGATAAAGAAGGTGAAAATCTTTTATTAAAATCAGGTCCTAATTTGCCCACAGAGTACAAAAAATATTTAACTATATTCCCGATTGGACCTAAGGAAGGGTCTGGCGGGACGGCAGCCTATTATAAACGGCCAGTAATAACAAAAGATATAGATAAAGACCTACTATGGAAAAAATATAAATTGATTGCATTGGCAAGTGGGCTTAAAGCCTGTTGGTCATATCCAATTTTTGATATTAATAATGAAGTTATCGGTATATTTGAAATGTACTATAAGAAACTACATAACCCGGAAGAACCGGCGAGGGAGATTATTGAAAAGGCTATTTATCTAACCAGCATAGTTTTACAGCATTACCGTTCGGAAGAAAAAATAAATTTCATGGCCTTCCATGATGAATTGACTGGTTTAGCAAATCGGCGGCTTTTTAAAGAAAGGTTAAATACTACATTGAACGCAGGTTTTAATCCTGGAAAAGTTATGGCCGTTATGTATTTTGATTTGGATCAATTTAAATTAATTAATGATTCACTCGGTCATACATTTGGAGATAAACTGCTTAAAGCGGTTGCTAAAAGACTTCAAAGCAGCATCCGGCAAGATGACTTAGTCTCGAGATGGGGCGGGGATGAATTTACTATCCTTCTAATGAATATTAAGGAACGAGAAATAAAGATTGTAGCTCAAAGAATCTTAAATGTATTTGAAAAGTCTTTTTCCGTTGAAGGGAAAGAGCTGTTTATTACTCCTGGTATAGGAATAAGTTTATATCCCTATGACGGGGTGACAACGGAGGAGCTTCTCCGTAAGGCAGACATTGCGATGTATCAGGCTAAAAAGGAAGGCCGCAACAATTACCAATTCTATAATGATAAGCTGGATAAACAATCAATCGAGCGCCTTGAAATTGAAAATCAACTAAGAAAAGCACTGGAAAGGAATGAATTCACCCTTGAGTATCAGCCGATAATTGAATTATCAACGGAGAAGCTAACAGGCGTCGAGGCCTTGATACGATGGAAAAGTCCTGTATTGGGTCAACTTTCCCCTAATAGTTTTATTCCTGTTGCTGAAGAAACAGGCATGATTTTACCTATTGGAGAATGGGTTCTGAAGACGGCCTGCCAGCAAATGAAAAATTGGCTTGATAATGGAATTGGGTTGTCGACCATTTCCGTTAATATTTCATTGCGGCAATTTTATCAACCGGATCTTGTACCAATGATATCAGAAGTAATAAAAGAAACAGGAATCCATCCAAGCAACCTTACAATAGAGATAACCGAATCAATGACTATGGATGTGACAATAGCAAAAAATATTTTGCAAGATTTAAAAAGCATTGGTGTAAATATTTCAATTGATGATTTCGGAACTGGCTATAGTTCTTTGAGTTATCTGAAGAGGTTCCCGATTGACTTTCTAAAAATTGACCAATCTTTTATAAGGGATATTGCAAATAGCAAAGATGATGAGAATATAGCAACGACTATACTATTAATGGGAAGAAACCTGGGCTTGAATGTAATTGCTGAAGGTGTCGAAACAAAGGAACAGCTTAGCATTCTGCGCAGCAATCAATGCCATGAAGCACAAGGATATTTATTTAGCAGGCCATTAAGCCCCGAAAAATTGGAACAGTTATTTACTGCCTTTCATATGCGAAAAATATAA